The Colias croceus chromosome 3, ilColCroc2.1 genome includes a region encoding these proteins:
- the LOC123706122 gene encoding uncharacterized protein LOC123706122, whose amino-acid sequence MKLKKVKTDTEETLPMPPQAEIIEADLYKRTYFGPDVPTLEMDCWEEELSEAQLQAYKNADEEYKNIQNKLDDIVKDTGGKIVYNGDQFTAYQLLGKQPVLKDLERQSGEIIRSRSRSMSISKETKGKRGRAAKRNREEDYDYSPERTKSPETRSSKKKKKDKDKRKDEKEKDSKEVTKTKDKTLAPSNVHSVVTNVRPSEATAIGGLLTGTTAKTTAIVDLTKEDSTKNVADSREVSFNKLQGKTFPSLVVVARPYLRAKEGPASDRAALDTKVKSVLVHTPMKFTEWLIQQGLVRSDQWCAIHVGNKLKLGMYSDVSKFPYSGGYVWISECCPTRFVSVFSSSIFEGATFPPSVLLKLIYHWACQTNVQNVVQWVKVDNLYVKGLFTWLRAVCTSATHQHLGLLGGSGRKVEVGVISLGTTSHDGTQRQVKVEVLGVLDPVEKLIRLRAVEPLAEYEKNYKKRFQKILEPLSNWVHPSSIILTDLTVDKSTLVNMGFKNVMQSSSHADQPQKHSNANIMEYLRRIVPRMFQNTLSLLSRQIIQQFLDELVWREMFGVTPGQAFDNIVQHIAEQTKLDGKETITVRLNKIAAHPFKSWKYPKKKEKAAEEVPAEAETARGRRGRKRREPEPEPEPAPPARRRKRDRAAQQYDDEEEMPLSLRTKIKQEKTKKKDNNESSLLTVTPRGRRKVIKSYVDEDDGELDIPLKAIKKELKPEQTVSLERFYFGQTEEAEPESIKISVECPKCQQVFHESLALQMHLAEHAAGGAGAVGELCPCCLQRLPAHELAQHLAAQHPLDTKLPDLFTYACLICEVRFAAVLTLAAHMQKAHAPRELPYACGACSYRSSAHRATLQHVQRAHRRSDKLCCPHCFKLVPVYADGCEISANVLLFLDHLQMHRDNLEMRCNRCVLKFVHLGQLKEHQIRDHCSFDHVLPLCSEEHLINKPKNKARPPVKDSTSHSISETFEGLTLVLPEGRLCRECDTPLDSDKHFLGVTTCSKCPYVTSCYRAMLRHSGCCAGPHSLEDAPRAAHTTLHCLCGYTTLIGTDMLTHLLMTQHSSAYSSEEEARANIAAPREEPAQAQAAQAAQAAQAGQGAQPAPELVPPAQAPPAQTAQSDTVPVDSSMSAIPEYAPPSVINTQLSLDDLAPPSLLQQDQHDQELLKEAYDRPLATPRHEEQHYSLGDFEPLPQEPPPQPDFEQL is encoded by the exons ATGAAGctcaaaaaagtaaaaacggATACCGAG gagACTCTTCCTATGCCACCTCAAGCAGAGATTATAGAGGCTGATCTCTATAAAAGGACTTACTTTGGTCCTGATGTACCCACTCTTGAGATGGACTGTTGGGAAGAAGAGTTATCTGAGGCCCAACTGCAAGCTTATAAAAATGCAGATgaagaatataaaaacattcaaaataaGCTAGATGATATTGTCAAAGATACAGGAGGAAAGATTGTCTACAACGGTGATCAGTTCACTGCTTACCAACTGCTTGGAAA ACAACCTGTTCTAAAAGATCTTGAAAGGCAAAGCGGTGAGATAATTAGATCTAGATCTCGGTCTATGTCTATATCTAAGGAAACAAAAGGAAAAAGAG GCCGTGCTGCAAAGAGAAACAGGGAAGAGGACTATGATTACTCTCCGGAAAGAACTAAATCACCCGAGACTCGGTCAAgtaagaagaagaagaaagacAAGGACAAGAGGAAAGATGAGAAAGAGAAGGATAGCAAAGAAGTTACCAAAACCAAGGACAAAACTTTGGCACCATCCA ATGTGCACAGTGTGGTGACCAATGTGCGCCCGTCAGAGGCCACAGCTATCGGGGGCTTGCTCACCGGCACCACTGCCAAGACTACCGCTATCGTGGACCTCACTAAAGAAGATAGCACTAAGAATGTGGCTGATTCCAGAGAAGTTTCTTTCAATAAGCTTCAAG GCAAGACGTTCCCGTCGCTGGTGGTGGTGGCGCGGCCGTACCTGCGCGCGAAGGAGGGCCCCGCGTCGGACCGCGCGGCGCTGGACACCAAGGTGAAGTCGGTGCTCGTGCACACGCCCATGAAGTTCACCGAGTGGCTCATCCAGCAGGGCCTCGTGCGCTCCGACCAGTGGTGCGCCATACACGTCGGCAATAAGCTCAAGTTGG GAATGTATTCTGATGTATCGAAATTCCCATATTCCGGCGGCTACGTGTGGATATCCGAGTGTTGTCCGACAAGATTTGTGTCTGTGTTCTCGAGCTCCATCTTCGAAGGAGCGACCTTCCCGCCGAGCGTTCTGCTCAAACTTATCTACCACTGGGCTTGTCAGACCAATGTCCAAAATGTTGTGCAATGGGTTAAAGTCGACAATCTGTACGTAAAAGGGCTGTTCACTTGGCTAAGAGCAGTGTGTACGTCAGCGACACATCAACATTTGGGTCTACTTGGTGGGTCTGGCAGGAAGGTGGAAGTCGGTGTGATATCCCTCGGCACTACGAGCCATGACGGCACGCAACGGCAAGTTAAGGTGGAAGTGTTGGGTGTACTCGATCCTGTGGAGAAATTG ATTCGATTGCGCGCAGTGGAACCGCTAGCAGAATATgagaaaaactataaaaagcGTTTCCAGAAGATTCTAGAACCTCTGTCCAACTGGGTGCACCCCTCGTCCATCATCCTCACCGACCTGACGGTGGACAAGAGCACCCTGGTCAACATGGGCTTCAAGAACGTGATGCAGTCCTCCTCACACGCTGACCAACCACAAAAACACTCAAATGCCAATATAATGGAGTACCTGCGCAGGATCGTGCCCCGAATGTTCCAGAACACGCTCTCGCTGCTCTCTCGACAGATTATACAGCAGTTCCTTGATGAATTGGTGTGGCGAGAAAT GTTCGGCGTAACCCCCGGGCAGGCGTTCGACAACATAGTGCAGCACATAGCGGAGCAGACGAAGCTGGACGGCAAGGAGACCATCACCGTGCGCCTCAACAAGATCGCCGCGCATCCCTTCAAGAGCTGGAAGTATCCCAAG AAGAAGGAGAAGGCAGCGGAGGAGGTGCCGGCGGAGGCGGAGACGGCGCgcgggcggcgcgggcgcAAGCGGCGCGAGCCCGAGCCCGAGCCCGAGCCCGCACCGCCCGCACGCCGCCGCAAGCGGGACCGCGCGGCGCAGCAGTATGACGACGAGGAGGAG ATGCCGCTCTCGCTCCGCACCAAGATCAAGCAAGAGAAGACGAAGAAAAAAGACAATAACGAATCGAGCCTTCTCACGGTTACCCCGCGCGGCCGGCGCAAGGTCATCAAGTCCTATGTGGACGAAGACGACGGGGAGCTCGATATACCCCTCAAAGCCATCAAGAAGGAGCTCAAGCCGGAGCAGACCGTCTCCCTCGAGAGGTTCTACTTCGGCCAGACCGAGGAAGCCGAGCCGGAATCTATCAAGATCTCTGTGGAG TGCCCCAAGTGCCAGCAGGTGTTCCACGAGAGCCTGGCGCTGCAGATGCACCTGGCGGAGCACGCGGC GGGCGGGGCGGGGGCGGTCGGCGAGCTGTGCCCGTGCTGCCTGCAGCGCCTGCCCGCGCACGAGCTGGCGCAGCACCTCGCCGCGCAGCACCCGCTCGACACCAAGCTGCCGGACCTCTTCACCTACGCCTGCTTGATCTGCGAG GTGCGCTTCGCGGCGGTGCTGACGCTGGCGGCGCACATGCAGAAGGCGCACGCGCCGCGCGAGCTGCCGTACGCGTGCGGTGCGTGTAGCTACCGCAGCTCCGCCCACCGCGCCACGCTGCAGCACGTGCAGCGCGCGCACCGCCGCTCCGACAAGCTGTGCTGCCCGCACTGCTTCAAG CTGGTGCCGGTGTACGCGGACGGGTGCGAGATCAGCGCCAACGTGCTGCTGTTCCTGGACCACCTGCAGATGCACCGCGACAATCTGGAGATGCGCTGCAACCGCTGCGTGCTCAAGTTCGTGCACCTCG GCCAGTTGAAAGAGCATCAAATCCGTGACCACTGTTCCTTTGATCACGTCCTGCCGCTCTGCTCTGAGGAGCATCTCATCAATAAGCCTAAG AACAAGGCGCGGCCACCGGTGAAGGACTCGACGAGCCACTCGATCAGCGAGACGTTCGAAGGGCTGACGCTGGTGCTGCCCGAGGGCCGGCTGTGCCGCGAGTGCGACACGCCGCTCGACAGCGACAAGCACTTCCT CGGCGTGACGACGTGCAGCAAGTGCCCGTACGTGACGTCGTGCTACCGCGCCATGCTGCGGCACAGCGGCTGCTGCGCCGGCCCGCACTCGCTCGAGGACGCGCCGCGAGCCGCGCACACCACGCTGCACTGCCTCTGCGGGTACACCACGCTCATCG GTACGGATATGCTGACCCATCTGCTGATGACGCAGCACTCGAGCGCGTACTCGTCGGAGGAGGAGGCGCGCGCCAACATCGCCGCGCCGCGTGAGGAGCCCGCACAGGCACAGGCTGCGCAGGCCGCACAGGCCGCGCAGGCCGGGCAGGGTGCACAGCCGGCGCCCGAACTGGTGCCACCTGCGCAGGCTCCACCCGCACAGACAGCGCAGTCGGATACG GTCCCCGTGGACAGCAGCATGTCGGCGATACCGGAGTACGCGCCGCCGTCGGTGATCAACACTCAGCTATCGCTTGACGATTTGGCGCCGCCTTCGTTGCTTCAACAGGACCAG CATGATCAGGAGCTACTCAAGGAAGCTTATGACAGACCACTGGCAACCCCGCGGCATGAGGAGCAGCACTACAGTCTTGGAGACTTTGAGCCGTTGCCTCAAGAGCCACCACCACAGCCAGACTTTGAACAACTGTAG
- the LOC123706326 gene encoding luc7-like protein 3 isoform X1 yields the protein MPRDRERNRYREKRSSSYSSESSYDRKKSKSKHKRRTRSRDRSESGSHRRKRSVSRSKHRRRSYSRSVSKDRYDSKTKRRSSSRSRSKRAKYSRERSRSRSSSRNYSKSTRKHKRHSRSKSRSDSFDIEPRTQKVNLDDTDTKVERAIKAAEAAGLTMTKLPTYDYKEVEVKEDMPTIHDRNLLDELNSDSFVQKSFTSSKNKKQSQNIVIDLNAQTVKVPETKMEPKTEDSIIDFNEIPSPDELKEMWIKKLYLYRKKALKGEIS from the exons ATGCCTCGGGATCGTGAAAGGAACCGGTACCGTGAAAAGCGAAGTTCATCCTATAGTTCCGAGTCTTCATACGACCGTAAAAAATCAAAGAGTAAACATAAACGACGTACACGATCAAGAGATCGATCTGAGTCAGGCAGCCACAGGAGGAAACGGTCAGTCTCTAGATCGAAGCATAGAAGACGTAGTTATTCCAGAAGTGTATCCAAGGACCGATATGACAGTAAAACTAAGCGAAGATCATCGTCGCGATCACGCTCAAAACGCGCTAAATATTCCCGAGAACGATCCCGCTCAAGATCCAGCTCACGCAACTATAGCAAAAGCACTCGAAAACATAAAAGACATTCACGGTCCAAAAGTAGATCTGACTCATTTGATATAG AACCAAGAACTCAAAAAGTAAATCTGGATGATACAGACACAAAAGTTGAGAGAGCAATCAAAGCTGCCGAGGCAGCTGGCCTCACCATGACCAAGCTGCCCACATATGACTACAAAGAGGTAGAAGTAAAGGAGGACATGCCTACAATACATGATAGAAACCTTCTTGATGAACTCAACAGTGACTCTTTTGTTCAGAAATCCTTTACTTCGTCCAAAAATAAGAAACAATcgcaaaatattgttattgatCTAAATGCACAAACAGTAAAGGTGCCTGAAACAAAGATGGAACCCAAAACAGAGGACTctataattgattttaat GAAATACCAAGTCCAGATGAATTAAAAGAGATGTGGATCAAAAAGCTTTACTTGTACAGAAAAAAAGCTCTGAAGGGTGAAATATCATAA
- the LOC123706326 gene encoding luc7-like protein 3 isoform X2, with protein sequence MPRDRERNRYREKRSSSYSSESSYDRKKSKSKHKRRTRSRDRSESGSHRRKRSVSRSKHRRRSYSRSVSKDRYDSKTKRRSSSRSRSKRAKYSRERSRSRSSSRNYSKSTRKHKRHSRSKSRSDSFDIEPRTQKVNLDDTDTKVERAIKAAEAAGLTMTKLPTYDYKEVEVKEDMPTIHDRNLLDELNSDSFVQKSFTSSKNKKQSQNIVIDLNAQTVKVPETKMEPKTEDSIIDFNVSNYCCIKERALLFSGSH encoded by the exons ATGCCTCGGGATCGTGAAAGGAACCGGTACCGTGAAAAGCGAAGTTCATCCTATAGTTCCGAGTCTTCATACGACCGTAAAAAATCAAAGAGTAAACATAAACGACGTACACGATCAAGAGATCGATCTGAGTCAGGCAGCCACAGGAGGAAACGGTCAGTCTCTAGATCGAAGCATAGAAGACGTAGTTATTCCAGAAGTGTATCCAAGGACCGATATGACAGTAAAACTAAGCGAAGATCATCGTCGCGATCACGCTCAAAACGCGCTAAATATTCCCGAGAACGATCCCGCTCAAGATCCAGCTCACGCAACTATAGCAAAAGCACTCGAAAACATAAAAGACATTCACGGTCCAAAAGTAGATCTGACTCATTTGATATAG AACCAAGAACTCAAAAAGTAAATCTGGATGATACAGACACAAAAGTTGAGAGAGCAATCAAAGCTGCCGAGGCAGCTGGCCTCACCATGACCAAGCTGCCCACATATGACTACAAAGAGGTAGAAGTAAAGGAGGACATGCCTACAATACATGATAGAAACCTTCTTGATGAACTCAACAGTGACTCTTTTGTTCAGAAATCCTTTACTTCGTCCAAAAATAAGAAACAATcgcaaaatattgttattgatCTAAATGCACAAACAGTAAAGGTGCCTGAAACAAAGATGGAACCCAAAACAGAGGACTctataattgattttaat GTATCAAACTATTGTTGTATAAAAGAGAGAGCCTTATTATTTTCGGGCAGCCATTAA
- the LOC123706123 gene encoding U11/U12 small nuclear ribonucleoprotein 25 kDa protein-like, producing MESLEDVAAMLSHDELLEVTRSSLCTLISCDSLLSDLPLDVITEEILLLTAAEHGQSITIFISRENEPKLKVIVPQTAKVRDLKKSIARHFEIFQQRIGSKVKISWKYIWKTYNLDFDGILLDDDNSSIDNYGVCNKVTLNFKKKRKKNKPL from the exons ATGGAATCTTTAGAAGATGTGGCTGCAATGCTCTCACACGATGAACTTTTAGAAGTAACGAGATCATCCCTTTGTACGTTAATTAGTTGCGACTCTTTGTTGAGTGATCTACCATTAGACGTTATAACGGAAGAAATATTGTTATTg acTGCAGCTGAACATGGGCAAAGTATAACTATCTTCATTTCCAGAGAGAATGAACCAAAGCTCAAAGtaatt GTTCCACAAACAGCAAAGGTTCGGGATCTAAAGAAATCTATTGCAagacattttgaaatatttcaacAAAGAATCGgaagtaaagtaaaaatatcttgGAAGTACATCTGGAAGACGTACAATCTAGATTTTGATGGAATATTACTTGATGATGATAACAGTAGTATAGATAACTATGGAGTTTGCAATAAGgttactttaaattttaagaaaaaaaggaaaaagaataaaccattataa
- the LOC123706327 gene encoding mitochondrial import inner membrane translocase subunit Tim13-like: MDSLSTGSLSGVQKEELMDQVKQQIAIANAQELLTKMSEKCFKKCIYKPGTSLDNSEQKCIAMCMDRYMDAWNLVSRTYSSRIQRERNNM; this comes from the coding sequence ATGGATTCCCTTTCTACCGGTTCTTTGAGCGGAGTTCAGAAGGAGGAACTAATGGACCAGGTTAAACAGCAAATAGCTATCGCGAATGCTCAGGAACTATTAACGAAAATGTCAGAGAAATGTTTTAAGAAATGCATCTATAAGCCTGGAACTTCCCTCGATAATTCGGAGCAGAAGTGCATAGCGATGTGCATGGACAGGTACATGGATGCCTGGAATCTAGTATCTAGGACTTACAGCAGTCGCATTCAGCGGGAAAGGAATAACATGTGA